In a single window of the Delftia tsuruhatensis genome:
- a CDS encoding LysR substrate-binding domain-containing protein, with amino-acid sequence MFVTQLKSFFWVARLGSITQAARQLRLSQPTVTTQIRTLEEHYGVELFHRQGGRLSITDAGLRLLPLVEQLLLQTVQLESALRHSGDASQGQLRIGATAPYYVLDIVKRYQQRFERVEVAIVGGNSRQMVQALVDYQVDLATSSHLESDPRLLRLELGQDPLALVVHRGHRLAQRSQVQACDLVHDTLILRESGSMTRQLTEQMLAAAGLAPRHVMEIASREGIREAVIRAMGISVFARHEASAHPDIVVLPFTGPVPRLPEYLYCLRERRQARLIAGFLAEAVPGGVLPD; translated from the coding sequence ATGTTCGTCACGCAGCTCAAGTCCTTTTTCTGGGTCGCCCGCCTGGGCAGCATCACGCAGGCCGCACGTCAGCTGCGCCTGAGCCAGCCCACGGTCACCACGCAGATCCGCACGCTGGAGGAGCACTACGGCGTGGAGCTGTTCCATCGCCAAGGCGGTCGCCTGTCCATCACCGACGCGGGCCTGCGCCTGCTGCCCCTGGTCGAGCAGTTGCTGCTGCAGACCGTGCAGCTGGAGTCGGCCCTGCGTCATTCGGGCGATGCCAGCCAGGGCCAGTTGCGCATCGGCGCGACGGCGCCCTATTACGTGCTGGACATCGTCAAGCGCTACCAGCAGCGCTTCGAGCGCGTGGAAGTCGCCATCGTGGGCGGCAACTCGCGCCAGATGGTGCAGGCGCTGGTGGACTACCAGGTGGACCTGGCGACCTCATCCCACCTGGAGAGCGATCCACGCCTGCTGCGCCTGGAGCTGGGCCAGGACCCGCTGGCCCTGGTGGTGCATCGCGGCCACCGGCTGGCGCAGCGCAGCCAGGTGCAGGCGTGCGACCTGGTGCACGACACGCTGATCCTGCGCGAAAGCGGATCGATGACGCGCCAGCTGACCGAACAGATGCTGGCCGCCGCCGGTCTGGCGCCGCGCCACGTGATGGAAATCGCCAGCCGGGAAGGCATACGCGAGGCCGTGATCCGCGCCATGGGAATCAGCGTCTTCGCCCGGCATGAGGCCTCGGCCCACCCCGACATCGTGGTCCTGCCCTTCACAGGCCCCGTGCCGCGCCTGCCCGAGTACCTGTACTGCCTGCGCGAGCGCCGCCAGGCACGACTGATCGCGGGCTTCCTGGCCGAGGCCGTGCCGGGCGGGGTGCTGCCGGACTAG
- a CDS encoding DUF433 domain-containing protein: protein MYKGTGIYSVPEASRLIDVPTRDIHRWLFGYHYRKTPGEAQSRTYSQPLWTHELFNEDFDEKVIGFRDLLELRFIREFRRHGVPLSVIRRCLTTAGELYGVTHPMTIPRFRTDGRTIYAEALSEEAHENSLVDLKSRQSVFKDIIKPSLYEGIVYDASEKQASRWYPAGKKAPIVIDPGRQFGAPIIETTGTPTSILLASYLAEGGDAQAAAITARVYKVPPRAVEAAIRFELELKRSEH, encoded by the coding sequence ATGTACAAGGGAACCGGCATCTATTCTGTCCCGGAAGCATCGCGCCTCATTGACGTGCCGACGCGGGACATCCATCGCTGGCTCTTCGGTTACCACTACCGCAAGACGCCAGGCGAGGCGCAGTCGCGCACGTACAGCCAGCCGCTGTGGACGCACGAACTGTTCAACGAGGACTTTGATGAAAAGGTCATTGGCTTCCGGGATCTGCTGGAGTTGCGTTTCATCCGGGAGTTCAGGCGCCATGGCGTTCCGTTGAGTGTCATCCGCCGCTGCCTGACGACAGCCGGCGAGCTTTATGGGGTCACCCATCCCATGACCATTCCGCGCTTCAGGACAGATGGCAGGACCATCTACGCGGAAGCGCTGTCCGAGGAAGCGCACGAGAACTCGCTGGTGGATCTCAAAAGCAGGCAGTCGGTCTTCAAGGACATCATCAAGCCTTCCCTGTACGAGGGCATCGTCTATGACGCAAGCGAGAAGCAGGCCAGTCGCTGGTACCCCGCTGGAAAGAAGGCACCCATCGTCATCGACCCAGGCCGCCAGTTCGGTGCCCCCATCATCGAAACCACCGGAACGCCGACCAGCATCCTGTTGGCCTCCTATCTCGCCGAAGGCGGCGACGCACAAGCCGCGGCCATCACAGCACGCGTCTACAAAGTGCCTCCACGAGCGGTGGAGGCAGCCATCCGCTTTGAGCTTGAACTCAAGCGGAGCGAGCATTGA
- the rfbC gene encoding dTDP-4-dehydrorhamnose 3,5-epimerase, translated as MKATSLAIPEVMLIEPQVFGDARGFFLESFNQQAFNAATGTRFEFVQDNHSRSRKGVLRGLHYQLPPHAQGKLVRVVRGAVFDVAVDIRKGSPTFGQWVGAELTEDNHRQLWVPPGFAHGFLVLSDSADFLYKTTAYYAPQSDRGVAWDDPAIAVQWPQLDVELSLSDKDRKQPLLADAEL; from the coding sequence ATGAAGGCGACTTCCCTGGCCATCCCCGAGGTGATGCTGATCGAACCCCAGGTCTTCGGCGACGCCCGTGGCTTCTTCCTCGAAAGTTTCAACCAGCAGGCCTTCAACGCGGCCACCGGCACCCGCTTCGAGTTCGTGCAGGACAACCACAGCCGCAGCAGGAAGGGCGTGCTGCGCGGCCTGCACTACCAGCTGCCGCCCCACGCCCAGGGCAAGCTCGTGCGCGTGGTGCGCGGCGCCGTGTTCGACGTGGCCGTGGACATCCGCAAGGGCTCACCGACCTTCGGCCAGTGGGTCGGAGCCGAGCTGACCGAGGACAACCACCGCCAGCTGTGGGTGCCGCCAGGCTTCGCGCACGGTTTCCTGGTGCTCAGCGATAGCGCGGACTTTCTCTACAAGACCACGGCCTACTATGCACCCCAGTCGGACCGCGGCGTGGCCTGGGACGATCCGGCCATCGCCGTGCAATGGCCGCAGCTCGACGTGGAACTGTCGCTGTCGGACAAGGACCGCAAGCAGCCTCTGCTGGCGGATGCCGAGCTGTAG
- the rfbA gene encoding glucose-1-phosphate thymidylyltransferase RfbA encodes MTPQRKGIILAGGSGTRLHPATLAISKQLLPVYDKPMIYYPLSALMLAGIREILVISTPQDTPRFEQLLGDGSQWGLKLEYAVQPSPDGLAQAFLIAEDFLAGAPSALVLGDNIFYGHDFPRLLERAHGRDEGATVFAYHVQDPERYGVAEFDAQGRVLSLEEKPREPRSNYAVTGLYFYDGQVVELAKSIKPSARGELEITDLNRLYLERGQLNVELMGRGYAWLDTGTHDSLLEAGQFIATLQQRQGLKVACPEEIAYRQGWIDPAQLEKLGQALAKNGYGQYLLQVLKEKVHA; translated from the coding sequence ATGACCCCGCAACGCAAGGGCATCATCCTGGCGGGTGGCTCCGGCACCCGCCTGCATCCGGCCACGCTGGCCATCAGCAAGCAGCTGCTGCCGGTCTACGACAAGCCCATGATCTACTACCCGCTGAGCGCGCTCATGCTCGCGGGCATCCGTGAAATCCTCGTGATCAGCACGCCGCAGGACACGCCGCGCTTCGAGCAGTTGCTGGGCGACGGCTCGCAATGGGGCCTGAAGCTCGAATACGCGGTGCAGCCCAGCCCGGATGGCCTGGCCCAGGCCTTCCTGATTGCCGAGGATTTCCTGGCCGGCGCTCCCAGCGCCCTGGTGCTGGGCGACAACATCTTCTACGGCCATGACTTCCCCAGGCTGCTGGAACGCGCCCATGGCCGCGATGAGGGCGCGACGGTGTTCGCCTACCACGTGCAGGATCCGGAGCGCTATGGCGTGGCCGAGTTCGATGCCCAGGGCCGTGTGCTCTCCCTCGAGGAAAAGCCCCGGGAGCCCAGGAGCAACTACGCGGTCACGGGCCTGTATTTCTACGACGGCCAGGTCGTGGAACTGGCCAAGTCCATCAAGCCCTCGGCACGCGGCGAACTGGAGATCACCGACCTCAACCGTCTGTACCTGGAGCGCGGCCAGCTCAACGTGGAACTCATGGGGCGCGGCTACGCCTGGCTGGACACGGGCACGCACGACAGCCTGCTCGAAGCCGGCCAGTTCATCGCCACGCTGCAGCAGCGCCAGGGCCTGAAGGTGGCCTGCCCCGAGGAAATTGCCTACCGGCAGGGCTGGATCGACCCTGCCCAGCTCGAAAAGCTGGGCCAGGCACTGGCCAAGAACGGCTACGGCCAGTACCTGCTGCAGGTTCTCAAGGAAAAGGTGCACGCATGA
- the rfbD gene encoding dTDP-4-dehydrorhamnose reductase, with protein MKLLLLGKNGQVGWELQRSLAPLGELIALDRKGDGSGQGLCGDLSRPEELAQTVRALRPDVIVNAAAHTAVDKAEGEPEQARLLNALAPQVLAREAAALGALLVHYSTDYVFDGSGSDARGEAEATAPLSVYGGSKLEGEQLIQASGCRHLIFRTSWVYAARGGNFAKTMLRLAQERETLSVIDDQWGAPTGADLIADVTAHAIRQVQRQGGDEGLYHLVAGGETTWHAYASHVIAMARQLAPDRPWTVRQIQSVPTTAFPTPARRPLNSRLDTERLQQVFGLRLPHWQAGVDRMLQEII; from the coding sequence ATGAAGCTGCTGCTGCTGGGCAAGAACGGCCAGGTGGGCTGGGAGCTGCAGCGCAGCCTGGCGCCGCTGGGCGAGCTGATCGCACTGGACCGCAAGGGCGATGGCAGCGGCCAGGGCCTGTGCGGCGACCTGTCCCGCCCCGAGGAGCTGGCGCAGACCGTGCGCGCGCTGCGGCCCGACGTCATCGTCAACGCGGCGGCCCACACGGCCGTGGACAAGGCCGAGGGCGAGCCCGAGCAGGCCCGCCTGCTCAACGCGCTGGCGCCCCAGGTGCTGGCGCGCGAGGCGGCGGCCCTGGGGGCCCTGCTGGTTCACTACAGCACCGACTATGTCTTCGACGGCAGCGGCAGCGACGCGCGCGGCGAGGCCGAGGCCACGGCCCCGCTGTCGGTCTATGGCGGCAGCAAGCTCGAAGGCGAGCAGTTGATCCAGGCCTCGGGCTGCCGCCACCTGATCTTTCGCACCAGCTGGGTCTATGCGGCACGCGGCGGCAACTTCGCCAAGACCATGCTGCGGCTGGCCCAGGAGCGCGAGACGCTGAGCGTGATCGACGACCAGTGGGGTGCGCCGACCGGCGCGGACCTGATCGCCGACGTGACGGCCCATGCCATCCGCCAGGTGCAGCGGCAAGGCGGCGATGAAGGCCTGTACCACCTGGTCGCGGGGGGCGAGACCACCTGGCATGCCTACGCCAGCCACGTCATCGCCATGGCCCGGCAACTGGCGCCCGACCGTCCATGGACGGTCCGACAGATCCAGTCCGTTCCGACCACGGCCTTCCCCACCCCGGCGCGGCGCCCGCTCAATTCGCGCCTGGATACCGAACGCCTGCAACAGGTTTTCGGCCTGCGCCTGCCGCACTGGCAAGCCGGCGTGGACCGCATGCTGCAGGAAATCATCTGA
- the rfbB gene encoding dTDP-glucose 4,6-dehydratase codes for MILVTGGAGFIGANFVLDWLAAGDEPVLNVDKLTYAGNLKSLDSLGGDARHVFVQADIGDGQTLARLLAEHQPRAVVNFAAESHVDRSIHGPEDFIQTNVVGTFRLLEAVRGYWSALDAGPRQAFRFLHVSTDEVYGSLAPDAPAFTENHNYEPNSPYSASKAASDHLVRAWHHTYGLPVLTTNCSNNYGPLHFPEKLIPLMIVNALAGKPLPIYGDGMQVRDWLYVRDHCSAIRRVLQAGAVGETYNVGGWNEKPNVEIVNTVCALLDELRPKADGTSYRTQITYVKDRPGHDRRYAIDARKLERELGWKPAETFETGIRKTVQWYLDNPEWVADVQSGAYREWVSRQYTDGAGA; via the coding sequence ATGATTCTTGTCACAGGCGGCGCCGGCTTCATCGGCGCCAATTTCGTGCTGGACTGGCTGGCGGCCGGCGATGAGCCCGTGCTCAACGTGGACAAGCTCACCTACGCAGGCAATCTCAAGAGCCTGGACAGCCTCGGCGGCGATGCACGCCATGTCTTCGTGCAGGCCGACATCGGCGACGGCCAGACGCTGGCCCGCCTGCTGGCCGAGCACCAGCCGCGCGCCGTGGTCAACTTCGCGGCCGAAAGCCATGTGGACCGCTCCATCCACGGCCCCGAGGACTTCATCCAGACGAATGTGGTGGGCACGTTCCGCCTGCTCGAAGCCGTGCGCGGCTACTGGAGCGCGCTGGACGCCGGGCCCAGGCAGGCATTCCGCTTCCTGCATGTGTCCACCGATGAGGTCTACGGCAGCCTGGCCCCTGACGCCCCTGCCTTCACGGAAAACCACAACTACGAGCCCAACAGCCCGTATTCGGCCAGCAAGGCCGCCAGCGACCACCTGGTGCGCGCCTGGCACCACACCTACGGCCTGCCCGTGCTGACCACCAATTGCAGCAACAACTACGGCCCGCTGCATTTCCCCGAGAAGCTGATCCCGCTGATGATCGTCAACGCGCTGGCCGGCAAGCCGCTGCCCATCTATGGCGATGGCATGCAGGTGCGCGACTGGCTCTACGTGCGCGATCACTGCAGCGCCATCCGCCGCGTGCTGCAAGCCGGCGCCGTGGGCGAGACCTACAACGTGGGTGGCTGGAACGAGAAGCCCAACGTCGAGATCGTGAACACGGTCTGCGCGCTGCTCGACGAACTGCGCCCCAAGGCCGACGGCACGAGCTACCGCACGCAGATCACCTATGTGAAGGACCGTCCCGGCCACGACCGGCGCTATGCCATCGATGCGCGCAAGCTCGAACGCGAGCTGGGCTGGAAGCCTGCCGAGACCTTCGAGACCGGCATTCGCAAGACCGTGCAGTGGTACCTGGACAACCCTGAGTGGGTGGCCGACGTGCAGTCGGGCGCCTACCGCGAGTGGGTCAGCCGCCAGTACACGGACGGAGCGGGCGCATGA
- the fabB gene encoding beta-ketoacyl-ACP synthase I: MTKRRVVITGAGIVSCIGNDLGTVEASLREGRTGIKAMPKFTELGMRSQVAGVPEIDVEARIDRKQLRFMGDAAAYAQIALEDAIAQAGLTPQQVSHPRTGLIMGSGGGSPANQIEAADTLREKGIRRVGPYQVTRCMSSTVSACLATNFKVKGINYSITSACSTSAHCIGAAAQQIAWGMQDVMFAGGGEELSWGMALLFDGMGAMSSKYNDQPEKASRAYDAHRDGFVIAGGGGAVVLESLEHAQARGANILAEVVGFGATSDGEDMVAPSGDGAIACMQQALEGIEGGVDYINTHGTSTPVGDMQEVRAMRTLFGDRVPPFSSTKSLTGHSLGATGVQEAIYCMIMLNQGFIAGSVNVDTPDPALGDMPLVTRTRDAELNTVLSNSFGFGGTNASLVLRRWQGR; this comes from the coding sequence ATGACCAAACGTCGCGTAGTCATCACCGGCGCGGGCATCGTCTCGTGCATCGGCAACGACCTGGGTACCGTGGAGGCCTCGCTGCGCGAGGGCCGCACCGGCATCAAGGCCATGCCGAAGTTCACCGAACTGGGCATGCGCAGCCAGGTGGCCGGTGTGCCGGAGATCGACGTCGAGGCACGGATCGATCGCAAGCAGCTGCGCTTCATGGGCGATGCGGCAGCCTATGCGCAGATCGCGCTGGAAGACGCCATCGCCCAGGCGGGGCTGACGCCCCAGCAGGTCAGCCATCCGCGCACCGGCCTGATCATGGGCTCGGGTGGCGGCTCGCCGGCCAACCAGATCGAGGCGGCCGACACGCTGCGCGAAAAAGGCATACGCCGCGTGGGCCCCTACCAGGTCACGCGCTGCATGAGCTCCACGGTTTCCGCCTGCCTGGCCACCAATTTCAAGGTCAAGGGCATCAACTACTCCATCACCTCGGCCTGTTCCACTTCCGCGCACTGCATCGGCGCGGCGGCCCAGCAGATCGCATGGGGCATGCAGGACGTGATGTTCGCGGGGGGCGGCGAGGAACTGTCCTGGGGCATGGCCCTGCTGTTCGATGGCATGGGCGCCATGTCCAGCAAGTACAACGACCAGCCCGAGAAGGCCTCGCGCGCCTATGACGCCCACCGCGACGGCTTCGTGATCGCCGGCGGCGGCGGTGCCGTGGTGCTGGAAAGCCTGGAGCATGCCCAGGCCCGTGGCGCCAACATCCTGGCCGAGGTCGTGGGCTTCGGCGCCACCAGCGATGGCGAGGACATGGTCGCGCCTTCGGGCGACGGCGCCATCGCCTGCATGCAGCAGGCCCTGGAAGGCATCGAGGGCGGCGTGGACTACATCAATACCCACGGCACCTCCACCCCCGTGGGCGACATGCAGGAAGTGCGCGCCATGCGCACGCTGTTCGGCGACCGGGTGCCGCCGTTTTCCTCCACCAAGTCGCTGACCGGCCACTCGCTGGGCGCCACCGGTGTGCAGGAGGCCATCTATTGCATGATCATGCTGAACCAGGGCTTCATCGCAGGCTCGGTCAACGTGGACACTCCCGATCCGGCCCTGGGTGACATGCCCCTGGTCACGCGCACGCGGGACGCCGAGCTGAACACCGTGCTGTCCAACAGCTTCGGCTTCGGTGGCACCAATGCCTCGCTGGTGCTGCGCCGCTGGCAGGGTCGGTGA
- the fabA gene encoding bifunctional 3-hydroxydecanoyl-ACP dehydratase/trans-2-decenoyl-ACP isomerase, with product MADSFSYEQLIASGEGKLFSADSGRLPLPPMLMFDRITHIDSDGGAHGLGKIVAELDIKPDLWFFDCHFRGDPVMPGCLGLDAMWQLIGFYLTWLRLPGRGRALGAGEVKFTGEVGPDVKLVTYEIDIKRVIKRKLNMAIGDARLLADGKEIYVANDLRVGLFLREGEGQGTAA from the coding sequence ATGGCCGATTCTTTTTCGTATGAGCAACTGATCGCTTCCGGCGAAGGCAAGCTGTTTTCCGCTGACAGCGGACGCCTGCCGCTGCCACCCATGCTGATGTTCGACCGCATCACGCATATCGACAGCGACGGCGGCGCCCACGGCCTGGGCAAGATCGTGGCCGAACTCGACATCAAGCCCGATCTCTGGTTCTTCGACTGCCATTTCCGTGGCGACCCCGTCATGCCCGGCTGCCTGGGCCTGGACGCCATGTGGCAGCTGATCGGCTTTTACCTGACCTGGCTGCGCCTGCCCGGCCGTGGCCGCGCCCTGGGCGCCGGCGAGGTCAAGTTCACGGGCGAAGTGGGTCCTGACGTCAAGCTGGTGACCTACGAAATCGACATCAAGCGCGTGATCAAGCGCAAGCTCAACATGGCCATCGGCGACGCGCGCCTGCTGGCCGACGGCAAGGAAATCTACGTGGCCAATGACCTGCGCGTGGGCCTGTTCCTGCGCGAGGGTGAAGGCCAGGGAACGGCAGCATGA
- the lnt gene encoding apolipoprotein N-acyltransferase, producing the protein MSLSRSFAVPQDGQRMGRTVGSMLLLLAGAAQALSLAWPWARGLGEGPLSLVGGYGRPLWWLQILSLAVLARALQTSQRPAQAAARAMAFATAWLVATFWWLFISMHVYGGLPAPLAVAAVLALAAFLGSYYAVAAWGWHRLRPAGAAGAALAFSAVWTLAEMARGWLWTGFPWGAGGYAHVEGPLSVLPRWIGVYGTGAVAAWLAFWLARWGSSRQGRPQTSRQVVAVAALAVAWAGLWWLRDAAVNDPAAERPALSVALLQGNIPQDEKFEAGSGIPLALGWYGRELRAATAQLVVAPETAVPLLPQQLPEDYLDLLREPYRKPGGRQAALLGIPLGSEEAGYTNSVVGWQPGQSQDYQYDKHHLVPFGEFIPPMFRWFTQMMNIPLGDFNRGALGQPSMAWAGERLSPNICYEDLFGEELGAHFGHAGTAPTVLVNFSNIGWFGDSVAIDQHLAISRMRALEFERPMLRATNTGATVAIDHRGRVTHALAPYQRAVLEATVQGRDGLTPYARWVHAAGLVPLCLLAVAVVGLGWIRRRGAPD; encoded by the coding sequence ATGTCCCTGTCCCGCTCTTTCGCCGTCCCGCAAGATGGTCAACGCATGGGGCGCACCGTGGGGAGCATGCTGCTCCTGCTGGCGGGCGCGGCCCAGGCCCTGTCCCTGGCCTGGCCCTGGGCGCGCGGCCTGGGCGAAGGGCCACTGAGTCTGGTCGGCGGCTATGGCCGTCCGCTGTGGTGGCTGCAAATCCTTTCGCTGGCCGTGCTGGCGCGCGCGTTGCAGACATCGCAGCGCCCGGCCCAGGCGGCAGCGCGGGCCATGGCGTTCGCCACGGCCTGGCTGGTGGCCACCTTCTGGTGGCTGTTCATTTCCATGCATGTCTATGGCGGCCTGCCCGCGCCGCTGGCGGTGGCCGCCGTGCTGGCGCTCGCCGCCTTCCTGGGCAGCTATTACGCCGTGGCCGCCTGGGGCTGGCACCGGCTGCGCCCTGCTGGCGCGGCGGGCGCCGCCCTGGCGTTCTCCGCCGTCTGGACGTTGGCCGAGATGGCGCGCGGCTGGCTGTGGACCGGCTTTCCCTGGGGCGCGGGCGGCTATGCCCATGTCGAGGGGCCTTTGTCCGTGCTGCCGCGCTGGATCGGTGTCTATGGCACGGGCGCCGTGGCGGCCTGGCTGGCCTTCTGGCTGGCACGCTGGGGCAGCTCCAGGCAGGGGCGCCCGCAGACGTCCAGGCAGGTAGTGGCCGTGGCAGCACTGGCCGTTGCCTGGGCCGGTCTGTGGTGGCTGCGCGATGCCGCCGTCAACGACCCTGCGGCCGAGCGGCCCGCGCTGAGCGTGGCCTTGCTTCAGGGCAACATCCCGCAGGACGAGAAATTCGAGGCCGGCAGCGGCATTCCGCTGGCGCTGGGCTGGTACGGGCGCGAACTGCGCGCGGCCACCGCCCAACTGGTCGTGGCGCCCGAGACGGCGGTGCCGCTGCTGCCCCAGCAGCTTCCCGAGGACTACCTGGACCTGTTGCGCGAACCCTATCGGAAGCCCGGCGGGCGCCAGGCGGCGCTGCTCGGCATTCCGCTGGGCTCGGAGGAGGCCGGCTACACCAACTCGGTCGTGGGCTGGCAGCCCGGCCAGTCCCAGGACTACCAGTACGACAAGCACCATCTGGTGCCTTTCGGGGAATTCATCCCGCCCATGTTCCGCTGGTTCACGCAGATGATGAACATACCGCTGGGCGACTTCAACCGCGGTGCGCTGGGCCAGCCTTCCATGGCCTGGGCGGGTGAGCGGCTGTCGCCCAACATCTGTTACGAGGATCTGTTCGGCGAGGAACTGGGCGCGCATTTCGGCCATGCCGGCACGGCGCCGACGGTGCTGGTGAACTTCAGCAACATCGGCTGGTTCGGCGACAGCGTAGCCATAGACCAGCATCTGGCGATCAGCCGCATGCGTGCCCTGGAGTTCGAGCGGCCCATGCTGCGCGCCACCAATACAGGGGCCACGGTGGCCATAGACCATCGGGGCCGCGTCACCCACGCCCTGGCGCCCTATCAGCGCGCGGTGCTGGAGGCCACGGTGCAGGGCCGCGACGGCTTGACACCTTATGCCCGCTGGGTGCACGCCGCCGGACTGGTGCCGCTGTGCCTGCTGGCCGTCGCCGTGGTGGGGCTCGGGTGGATCAGGCGTCGCGGGGCGCCGGACTAG
- a CDS encoding HlyC/CorC family transporter yields MSDPHPARSSEKEGKRSFLQKVAEFIHPAPESPDELIETLADAEDKQVIGPESRVMLERVIRMADMTAGDVMVAAPRMDLVNIDAPFDELLHQVITTAHSRFPVYQGERENIIGILLAKDLLKLQRSPGLNIRALLRPAAFVPESKGLNDLLREFRGNRNHLAVVIDEFGRVAGLVTIEDVLEEIVGEIEDEFDITEDEGDIFALADNSYRVAGDTSIEHVNEAFEVALHARDPEDEFDTIGGLIAHEMGHVPKRGEQVHLSGLEFTVLHTKGGAVRWFKVVRDPAADSLLRS; encoded by the coding sequence GTGTCCGACCCCCATCCTGCGCGCTCTTCCGAGAAGGAAGGCAAGCGAAGCTTCCTGCAAAAGGTGGCCGAGTTCATCCACCCGGCTCCCGAATCCCCTGACGAGCTGATCGAGACCCTGGCCGACGCCGAGGACAAGCAAGTCATCGGCCCCGAGTCCCGCGTCATGCTCGAACGCGTGATCCGCATGGCCGACATGACGGCGGGCGACGTCATGGTCGCGGCTCCCCGCATGGATCTGGTCAACATCGATGCCCCCTTCGATGAGCTGCTGCACCAGGTGATCACCACCGCGCATTCGCGCTTCCCGGTCTACCAGGGCGAGCGCGAGAACATCATCGGCATCCTGCTGGCCAAGGATCTGCTCAAGCTGCAGCGTTCGCCGGGCCTGAACATTCGCGCCCTGCTGCGCCCCGCAGCCTTCGTGCCGGAAAGCAAGGGCCTGAACGACCTGTTGCGCGAATTCCGGGGCAATCGCAACCATCTGGCCGTGGTCATCGACGAGTTCGGCCGCGTGGCGGGGCTGGTGACCATCGAGGATGTGCTCGAGGAAATCGTGGGTGAGATCGAGGACGAGTTCGACATCACCGAGGACGAGGGCGATATCTTCGCGCTGGCCGACAACAGCTACCGCGTGGCCGGTGACACCAGCATCGAGCATGTGAACGAGGCGTTCGAGGTGGCGCTGCATGCGCGCGATCCCGAGGACGAGTTCGACACCATCGGCGGGCTGATCGCCCACGAGATGGGCCATGTGCCCAAGCGCGGCGAACAGGTCCATCTGTCGGGCCTGGAGTTCACCGTGCTGCACACCAAGGGCGGTGCCGTGCGCTGGTTCAAGGTGGTGCGCGATCCGGCAGCCGACAGCCTGCTGCGCAGTTGA
- a CDS encoding GNAT family N-acetyltransferase encodes MNASKDWLKASWQAGRDMLRASAGQPHRPDGRSASMVPIRSLGPAHRERVVAHLLKLDEGDRYLRFGYAASDEQVRRYAMQLDFERDDIFGIYNRRLELIAMAHLAFAPHPEHKSCAEFGVSVLKQARGRGYGGRLFNRAVIHARTKGVSMMFIHALSENTAMLKIARKAGATIKRDGSESEAYLQLPPAGIDTHMASLMTEHIGEVDYQLKKQAKQFWDFLADVQEIRRGVQDGRHQAGE; translated from the coding sequence ATGAATGCATCCAAAGACTGGTTGAAGGCGTCCTGGCAGGCTGGCCGGGACATGTTGCGTGCGAGCGCAGGCCAGCCGCACCGCCCCGATGGTCGCTCCGCGTCCATGGTGCCCATCCGTTCGCTGGGCCCCGCCCACCGCGAGCGTGTGGTGGCGCATTTGCTCAAGCTCGACGAAGGTGACCGCTACCTGCGCTTCGGCTATGCCGCCAGCGACGAACAGGTGCGCCGCTACGCCATGCAGCTCGATTTCGAGCGCGATGACATCTTCGGCATCTACAACCGCCGTCTCGAGCTGATCGCCATGGCGCACCTTGCCTTTGCCCCGCATCCCGAGCACAAGAGCTGCGCCGAGTTCGGCGTTTCCGTGCTCAAGCAGGCGCGCGGCCGCGGCTATGGCGGGCGCCTGTTCAACCGGGCCGTGATCCATGCGCGCACCAAGGGCGTGTCCATGATGTTCATCCATGCGTTGTCGGAGAACACGGCCATGCTGAAGATCGCACGCAAGGCCGGTGCCACCATCAAGCGCGATGGCTCCGAGTCGGAGGCCTATCTCCAGTTGCCGCCGGCCGGCATCGACACGCACATGGCGTCGCTGATGACCGAGCACATCGGCGAGGTGGACTACCAGCTCAAGAAGCAGGCCAAGCAGTTCTGGGATTTCCTGGCCGATGTGCAGGAGATCCGCCGAGGCGTCCAGGACGGGCGCCACCAGGCTGGAGAGTGA
- a CDS encoding Lrp/AsnC family transcriptional regulator — protein sequence MSATHTIDKLDRAILRRLQANGRETYDVIGEQVGLSPSAVLRRVKRLEDGGVIDRYVALVQPETVGLGLTAYLNVRLEKYAETSKRNPMDVFRASVQTWPEVVECVALTGEMDYLLRVVVADMQHYTRFVMDTLLKHPSVQDCKTSFVMDRVKVTTAVPL from the coding sequence ATGAGCGCCACGCACACCATCGACAAGCTGGACAGGGCCATTTTGCGCCGCCTGCAGGCCAACGGCCGCGAAACCTATGACGTCATCGGGGAGCAGGTCGGCCTGTCTCCCAGTGCCGTGCTGCGCCGGGTCAAGCGCCTGGAGGACGGGGGCGTGATCGATCGCTACGTGGCCCTGGTCCAGCCCGAAACCGTGGGCCTGGGGCTGACGGCCTACCTCAATGTGCGCCTGGAAAAGTATGCAGAAACCAGCAAGCGCAATCCCATGGACGTATTCCGCGCCAGCGTGCAGACTTGGCCCGAAGTCGTGGAGTGCGTTGCGCTCACCGGCGAGATGGACTACCTGCTGCGCGTGGTCGTGGCCGACATGCAGCACTACACGCGCTTCGTCATGGACACCCTGCTCAAGCACCCCAGCGTGCAGGACTGCAAGACCAGCTTCGTGATGGACCGTGTGAAAGTCACCACGGCCGTCCCCCTGTAG